A stretch of DNA from Francisella uliginis:
AATGGCGATAAACCAAATTTATGTCCAGACGCATTAATTGACTTAACTCGAGGTAGCCTAAAATCCCATTTAAGCTCAGGATCTATAAATGGGGCAAGAAAGCCTCCAGAAGCGCCATCTACATGTACGGGAATATCAATGCCAGTTTCCTGCTCAAACTTATCTAAAGCTTTACAAACCTCTTCAACAGGCTCATATTGCCCTGTAAATGTAACTCCTAATGTCGGAACTACACCTATTGTATTTTCATCACATCTTTCTATAACTGCTTCTGGAGTCATTATTAGACTTTCTTTAGACATAGGTATTTCTCTAAGCTCGATATCCCAATATTTTGCAAATTTATGCCAACAAACTTGAACAGGACCTGTAACTAAATTTGGCTTTGAACAGTCTTTACCTTGGGCTTTCATTTTATCACGCCAACGCCATTTCATTGCCATACCACCAAGCATCGCAGCTTCAGATGAACCAGTAGTTGAGCAACCAATAGCACTCTCTGCTGAAGAGTTCCATAAATTTGCCAAAATATTAACACATCTTGATTCTATCTCTGCAGTTTGTGAATATTCATCTTTATCAATCATATTCTTATCAAGACAATCATCCATAAGCTTATGTGAAAAATCATCAACTTGAGTTTGGCAAAAAGTAGCTAGATTCTGCTTTGAGTTACCATCTAACATTAACTCATCTTTTATCTCTTGATATGTTTGAAGTGGATCCTGTGACCCTACTGGGATTCTAACTTTTGGTAAAGACTCTTCAAAAAAGTCAAAGTCATCCATTATATTTTTTTTACCATGTAAAGCCATAGTTCCTCCCTTTATTTTTTTATTTCTTTAAACTCAAAATCTACTATCTCAAACAAGCTATAATCCTCGTTCTTAATATTGTTAGAACATACTGATATTACTAATTCATCATAGTAGAAAGTTATAAAATCATTAGGATAGTTTTCACTAACCCAATCATTATCGTTGATTAATTTAAAGGTTGCTGTACCTAAACCTTTTGCAATCCCAAGAGAACTTCTCTTAACTTGGGATTCTTTTAATGTCCACAATGTATAAAAGTCCCTATATAAATCATCACTTTTTTGTAAAGAAAGGTACTCATCAGGTTTAAAATATCTTTTCGCTATTCTTAAAACCTTTCGCTTTTGCGCTATCTCTTCAGTATCAATACCTATCTGTTGATTTGCTAGGGCTATTACTACTTTATTACCCGTATGACTAATATTAAAATGAATATTACTAT
This window harbors:
- a CDS encoding glutamate decarboxylase; the protein is MALHGKKNIMDDFDFFEESLPKVRIPVGSQDPLQTYQEIKDELMLDGNSKQNLATFCQTQVDDFSHKLMDDCLDKNMIDKDEYSQTAEIESRCVNILANLWNSSAESAIGCSTTGSSEAAMLGGMAMKWRWRDKMKAQGKDCSKPNLVTGPVQVCWHKFAKYWDIELREIPMSKESLIMTPEAVIERCDENTIGVVPTLGVTFTGQYEPVEEVCKALDKFEQETGIDIPVHVDGASGGFLAPFIDPELKWDFRLPRVKSINASGHKFGLSPLGVGWVIWSDKKYLPDDLVFNVNYLGGDMPTFALNFSRPGGQIVAQYYNFVRLGFEGYRKVHQVSYDVTKYIAGQLDDMGIFEIIHSGQGGIPAVSWSLKSDKEYSLFDLSEKIRSKGWQIAAYSMPKDRQDLVVMRVLVRRGFTFDLAQLMIRDLKKAIQSLENKESNNRSSFSH
- a CDS encoding 4'-phosphopantetheinyl transferase family protein gives rise to the protein MSKVSVFILDFEKHRIEQVVSWLEKKVDQSKLTNKQKIFSQFIRYFVLSKKFSIENPLFATNDGKPYLCNSNIHFNISHTGNKVVIALANQQIGIDTEEIAQKRKVLRIAKRYFKPDEYLSLQKSDDLYRDFYTLWTLKESQVKRSSLGIAKGLGTATFKLINDNDWVSENYPNDFITFYYDELVISVCSNNIKNEDYSLFEIVDFEFKEIKK